Below is a window of Anas platyrhynchos isolate ZD024472 breed Pekin duck chromosome 34, IASCAAS_PekinDuck_T2T, whole genome shotgun sequence DNA.
GGACCCCTACCTGGAGGACTCGGAGGCGTCCCTGGGGCCCCTGGCCTACCAGCCCATCCCCTTCAGCCAGTCCGGCAACCCCGTCATGAGCACCGTCGCCTTCCTGGCCTCCGTTGTCGACCCCCGTGTCGCCTCCGCCGCCGCCAAATCGGCGCTGGGTAATGCGGCCGCGTCCCCGCAGGGGTCGGAGCCCGGGGGTGCCGTCGGCCGTGGTGTTAGGGGCacgagacccccccccagggcggTGGAGGCAAGAGGGGGCCGAGCAGTGCCAGAGAACGGGCGGCACGGCACGGGGCCGCGGGCGGTGATGGGGAGCTGGGACATGGGACACGGGATGAGCCCCCCCACACCTCCAGGGGGGCTGTGCGGTGCCAAGGAGCGGGgctggctctgggggggggactCAGCCCCCTGCTGACGGGCGGCATCGCGCTGCTCTGGCAGAGGAGTTCTCCAAGATGAAGGAGGAGGTGCCCACGGCGCTGGTGGAGGCGCACGTCCGCAAGGTGGAGGAGGCAGCCAAGGTGACGGGCAAAGCCGACCCCGCGTTCGGGCTGGAGAGCAGCGGCATCGCCGGCACCACCTCCGACGAGCCCGAGCGGATAGGTACcgcctgggggggctgggggaggctctGTGCAATGGGTTTTTGGCACGGGGGGGGGCTCACCCTGTGCCTGTGTCCCCAGAGGAGAGCGGCACGGAGGAGGCGCGGGCAGAGGCGCAGCCggtggaggagaagaaggaggcgAAGgtagcggggctgggggcgcaggGTGGGGCCCTGCTGGAGGTTGGAAATTGGGGGGGCAAACAGCCGGGTCTGGTCCCTTCCCCAGGAGCCCCGGGATGGCACCGCcgaggaggaggtgaaggagaaaCTGGGGGACATGGccaagaaggaggaggagaagggcaaGGAGCCGGAGGGTGAGAAGGAGTCGGACAAGGGCGACAGCGATGGCACAGGTGAGAGGAGGCCTGGCCGGGCAGGGGGTgcggagccccccccagccacccctCACTGACCACCCCTGCCCCCTGCAGGGGacctggagaaggagaaggaggcgAAGGAGGCGCAGGACGAGGTGCCCAAGGAGCCACCGGAGCCCGAGGCCGAGCGCAAGGCGAAGGTGGAACGGGACATCGGCGAGGGGAACCTctccaccgccgccgccgccgcgctggCCGCAGCTGCTGTGAAGGCCAAGGTGCGGGTTGGGGGGCTTCAGGGGGGCTCTGTGTGTCTATGTGGGGGGGTTTCCTGCAGGTGttgacccccccaccccatcccctcaGCACCTGGCGGCCGTGGAGGAGCGTAAGATCAAGTCTCTGGTGGCGCTGCTGGTGGAGACGCAGATGAAGAAGCTGGAGATCAAACTGCGGCACTTCGAGGAGCTCGAGACCATCATGGACCGGGAGCGCGAGGCGGTGAGCAGGGCGCAGACCTTGAGcatccccccccacacaccctgGCAGCCTCTACTGACCCCCCTGTGCCTCCCCGTAGCTGGAATACCAgcggcagcagctgctggcggACCGCCAGGCCTTCCACatggagcagctgaagtacgcGGAGATGCGCGCCCGCCAGCAGCACttccagcacctgcagcagcagcagcagcagccgccccccCTGCCGCCgggggctcagcccctgcccgcCACCGGCACCCCCCTGGCCCCCGCCGCCCACCCTCTGggcgcgccgcccgcccccgccaTGGTGGCCCCCGCTGAGCCCGGGGGGCAGCCGCTGCCCGGGGCCCCCCCGCCGCAGCCACCCCCGCCGCCGGGCGCCCCGCAGCCTGGCCCGGCCATCCCGCACGGTGAGCGGGGTGCTgagggggtgggtgggtggctggggggggggtctcagccCTGATGGTTCCCCCCCTCCCACAATTTCATGCTCTCGCCATCTACCTGAAGGTGGGGGGAgctgggcgggggggggctgcggatGGTAGGGATGGGAGGAGAGGGAATGGCCTCGGGTGGTGCCGGGGGAGGtttgggatgggaatggggagGCAGTTtttgggagggtgggggggtgtTGGAGCGGGCTGTCCAGGGAGGGGgtgtccctgcccctgcccctgtccttgtccctgtccctgttcAAGGAAAGCTTGGCCGTGCTGCCTGGGTCCAAGGCAGGGACCTTGTTGGTGGCAGGGGGATGTCCCCCTGttggtggcagagggagggtTGGCCCAGGTGCTCCTCAAGGCCTTCCCGTAACGTTTCCCTCCTCTCCCGCAGCCCCGGCGCCGTTCCCCGGGCAGCAGCCGCCGTCCCAGAGCCTGGCTGGGAGCCTCGGTGGCAGCGGCCACCCCGCCGTGCCCGGTAATGCGCCCGCGGCCCTGCCCTTCGGATTGCCTCCATCCGCCATCCCATTTAGCATGGCTAACCCCCTAGCCGAGTCCATCGGGGCCACCTTCCCCGCTAACCCGCCCGCCCTCCCGCTGCATGGGGCCCTGGCCAGCAGCATGCCGcccggggggctgccccccccgcCTAACCCACCCGGCCTGGCCCTGCCGCACCTCGCGGGGGGCTCGGCCGCCGCGCACAGCCCCGCCATCGTGGCCGCCGTGCAGGGAAGCCTCCTTCCCAACCCCGGCCTCCTCGCAGGTGAGAcattggggggtggggggcttcgggggggactgggggggtcaCTCACGGCGGGGAGGGATCCCCTCACCCATGCGCATcgggctggagcagggctggggggggcctCGCTCAAACCTTCTCATGGGCGGTGGGCTACGCGGTGCGCTCGCACCCCTCCCTGTGTCACCCCCCAggtgtgacccccccccccccccttttttcctttccttttctctccgtGCAGATCAAGGCCCCCCCCTGCAGACGGACCCCATCgcgcccagccccagcacggccACCCCCGTCCCCCCACGCAGTGAGCGCCCCCCGGGGCCGAGGACGCTGcaccccgcgccccccgccgcAGGCCCGGGGAGACCGGCCCCTCCCGCCCCCGCAAGACCCCAGAGgaagcccccccacccccacccccccgctttggtatttttttatgatgattGTCCCGGATTTTATTTAAGTGTTGGTCTCCCCGGGCGGGCCGGGGACCCTGCTGCACCCCGGCTATTTATGAGACAGCTCCAATCCCACCTGGCAACTGGgcattcccccccccctccccaacaacccccccagctcctttctgtttttgtcccccctccccaacccctcccTACACCCCaatctccctctctccccttcc
It encodes the following:
- the SMARCC2 gene encoding SWI/SNF complex subunit SMARCC2 isoform X6 encodes the protein MNPSRMDRNVEMFMTIEKSLVQNNCLARPNIFLHQEIEPKLLSKLKDIVKRHQGTVTEDKSNASHVVCPVPGNLEEEEWVRPVMKRDKQVLLHWGYYPDSYDTWIPANEIEASVEDAPTPEKPRKVHAKWILDTDTFNEWMNEEDYEVTDEKSPVARRKKISAKTLTDEVNSPDSDRRDKKGGNYKKRKRSPSPSPTPEAKKKNAKKGPSTPYNKSKRGHREEEQEDLTKDMDEPSPVPNVEEVTLPKTVNTKKDSESAPVKGGTMTDLDEQEDESMETAGKDEEENGTGSKGEQAKNPDLHEDNVTEQTHHIIIPSYAAWFDYNSVHAIERRALPEFFNGKNKSKTPEIYLAYRNFMIDTYRLNPQEYLTSTACRRNLAGDVCAIMRVHAFLEQWGLINYQVDAESRPTPMGPPPTSHFHVLADTPSGLVPLQPKTPQGRQSDGDAKTGRKSKEIEDLVTETVKGKPELQQTSASQQMLNFPDKSKEKPADMQNFGLRTDMYTKKNVPSKSKAAASATREWTEQETLLLLEALEMYKDDWNKVSEHVGSRTQDECILHFLRLPIEDPYLEDSEASLGPLAYQPIPFSQSGNPVMSTVAFLASVVDPRVASAAAKSALEEFSKMKEEVPTALVEAHVRKVEEAAKVTGKADPAFGLESSGIAGTTSDEPERIEESGTEEARAEAQPVEEKKEAKEPRDGTAEEEVKEKLGDMAKKEEEKGKEPEGEKESDKGDSDGTGDLEKEKEAKEAQDEVPKEPPEPEAERKAKVERDIGEGNLSTAAAAALAAAAVKAKHLAAVEERKIKSLVALLVETQMKKLEIKLRHFEELETIMDREREALEYQRQQLLADRQAFHMEQLKYAEMRARQQHFQHLQQQQQQPPPLPPGAQPLPATGTPLAPAAHPLGAPPAPAMVAPAEPGGQPLPGAPPPQPPPPPGAPQPGPAIPHAPAPFPGQQPPSQSLAGSLGGSGHPAVPGNAPAALPFGLPPSAIPFSMANPLAESIGATFPANPPALPLHGALASSMPPGGLPPPPNPPGLALPHLAGGSAAAHSPAIVAAVQGSLLPNPGLLADQGPPLQTDPIAPSPSTATPVPPRSERPPGPRTLHPAPPAAGPGRPAPPAPARPQRKPPHPHPPALVFFYDDCPGFYLSVGLPGRAGDPAAPRLFMRQLQSHLATGHSPPPPQQPPQLLSVFVPPPQPLPTPQSPSLPFPFFF